In Parasegetibacter sp. NRK P23, a single genomic region encodes these proteins:
- a CDS encoding NUDIX domain-containing protein, which yields MRPFDSYKNPSLAIDLVVFGYHNGELSVLLLNRNETPFKDQWTLPGAFLQMEETFSDTCSRVLQTKLGMDDLYLEQLYSFDTPDRDPRGRVISIAYYALVNPDKFGIAAGSMANDVQWFDVRNLPALGFDHTHIFGKALQRLQSKILYYPVGFELLDESFTLPELHHLYECILGISIDRRNFRRKILDSGYIVPTGEKKTGAQNRHPDIYRFNKTIQPNQFNLNISLPL from the coding sequence ATGAGACCCTTCGATAGTTATAAAAATCCTTCGCTCGCTATTGACCTTGTGGTGTTCGGCTACCACAACGGAGAACTCTCCGTTTTGCTGCTGAACAGGAACGAAACGCCTTTCAAAGACCAATGGACGCTTCCCGGTGCCTTTCTCCAAATGGAAGAAACCTTCTCCGATACCTGCTCCCGCGTGCTGCAAACAAAACTGGGCATGGATGATCTTTACCTGGAACAATTGTACTCCTTCGATACCCCGGACCGCGATCCCCGCGGACGCGTGATCTCCATCGCTTATTACGCGCTGGTGAACCCCGATAAATTCGGAATCGCAGCAGGCTCTATGGCCAACGATGTGCAATGGTTCGATGTGCGGAACCTCCCCGCGCTTGGGTTCGACCATACCCACATATTTGGAAAAGCACTACAAAGGCTTCAGTCTAAGATTCTGTATTATCCCGTGGGCTTCGAATTGCTGGATGAATCTTTTACGCTGCCCGAATTGCATCACCTGTACGAATGCATCCTCGGCATCTCCATCGACCGGAGAAATTTCAGAAGGAAAATCCTTGATTCCGGTTACATCGTTCCCACAGGTGAAAAAAAGACCGGCGCCCAAAACAGGCATCCCGATATCTACCGTTTCAACAAAACCATTCAACCCAATCAGTTTAACCTCAATATTTCCTTACCATTATAA
- a CDS encoding DinB family protein — MAPSLPEVWQRGPVPGITALLQPVAHALLQAREELDEMMNDFPDHLLWEKPAGVASVGFHLQHLSGVLDRLFTYARGEKLNNQQRVALAAEALAENPDVSVSMLLERFHLQVENALEQLRNTAAETLTDFRGIGEKQLPSTVLGLLFHAAEHTMRHIGQLHVTAKIVRG, encoded by the coding sequence ATGGCTCCTTCCCTCCCTGAAGTATGGCAAAGAGGTCCCGTTCCGGGTATTACTGCACTCCTACAACCTGTGGCACACGCACTGCTGCAAGCCAGAGAAGAACTGGATGAAATGATGAATGATTTCCCGGACCACCTCCTTTGGGAAAAGCCCGCTGGTGTGGCATCTGTTGGTTTTCATCTGCAGCATTTATCTGGTGTGCTGGATCGTCTCTTTACTTATGCCCGGGGCGAAAAGCTGAATAACCAGCAAAGAGTGGCACTGGCTGCGGAAGCACTTGCTGAAAATCCGGATGTTTCGGTTTCAATGCTGTTGGAAAGATTTCACCTGCAAGTGGAAAACGCATTGGAGCAACTTCGGAATACCGCTGCGGAAACACTAACAGATTTCCGTGGCATCGGTGAAAAACAACTTCCTTCTACTGTATTAGGATTGTTGTTTCATGCGGCGGAGCACACGATGCGGCATATCGGACAATTGCATGTAACGGCTAAAATTGTGCGGGGATGA
- a CDS encoding VOC family protein codes for MLRSVHPKLPMRDKAATRNYYIDCLGFRDVGAVDYEGYLMLEKDGIQLHFFEFKTLDPLENYGQVYIRTDAIAALYQWLLDRNVAIHPNGALQQKPWGMKEFSLLDPDNNLLTFGEEG; via the coding sequence ATGCTTCGTTCCGTTCATCCCAAACTCCCTATGCGCGATAAGGCGGCTACCAGGAATTATTATATTGATTGTTTGGGGTTTCGTGATGTAGGCGCTGTGGATTATGAGGGGTACCTGATGCTGGAAAAAGACGGAATCCAATTGCATTTTTTTGAATTCAAAACATTGGATCCATTGGAGAATTATGGTCAGGTGTACATCCGCACCGATGCTATCGCTGCTTTGTACCAGTGGCTGCTGGATAGAAACGTGGCCATTCATCCGAATGGCGCTTTGCAGCAAAAGCCCTGGGGCATGAAGGAATTTTCGTTGCTGGACCCGGATAATAATTTGCTGACGTTTGGGGAGGAGGGGTGA
- a CDS encoding T9SS type A sorting domain-containing protein: protein MKKIYLLLLASATTYFSHAQVNLPHVLTFSSNEPSWTAGIARDGEGGSEDIIGLEIQIFTGSSTFGLEPGSTITWKPNSYLSSDDATFNGLTSGPDVEATNNGVPAMVMKSSSTAVNFSLQSITLYDWGGYSPLMISTYDNGVLVGTIEVAFATPPAYPPKTISQADELTPSLFSDVDEIRFYPKSPQTVFNLSMNYISLAAPGTLPVQYEYFRGALRGSDCVLEWATAQEQQSSHFTIEHSTGGPQFSKVGTVKAMGNSTVQQVYHFAYPVGNDPVHLFRLRQVDLDGKESLSEVITLRNTNVSLVSVAPNPTVGRVEITLKTGSIKDVQVYDMNGKRWLQVEQASAGKCIADLTPLPSGMYIIQVKTDTGVEKMKVLKN, encoded by the coding sequence ATGAAAAAAATCTACCTGTTACTCCTGGCCTCCGCTACAACTTATTTTTCCCATGCCCAGGTAAACCTTCCCCACGTACTCACCTTTTCCAGCAATGAACCCTCCTGGACCGCAGGCATAGCCCGCGATGGAGAAGGCGGCTCCGAAGATATCATCGGACTTGAAATTCAAATCTTTACCGGGAGTTCCACTTTTGGTCTGGAACCCGGATCCACCATCACCTGGAAACCCAATTCGTACCTCAGCTCCGATGATGCTACTTTTAACGGACTCACCTCCGGCCCTGATGTGGAAGCCACCAACAACGGCGTACCCGCGATGGTCATGAAAAGTTCGAGCACGGCTGTAAACTTCTCTCTACAATCCATCACACTGTACGATTGGGGCGGGTATTCCCCGCTCATGATCTCTACCTATGATAATGGCGTGCTGGTAGGCACTATTGAAGTGGCTTTCGCTACGCCTCCTGCTTATCCGCCAAAGACAATTTCCCAGGCCGATGAGTTAACGCCCTCTCTTTTCAGTGATGTGGATGAAATCCGTTTCTATCCCAAATCGCCGCAAACGGTTTTTAACCTGAGCATGAACTACATTTCGCTGGCCGCGCCAGGCACGCTTCCCGTGCAATACGAATATTTCAGGGGAGCCCTAAGGGGATCCGATTGCGTGTTGGAATGGGCCACCGCGCAGGAGCAGCAAAGCAGTCATTTTACCATTGAACACAGCACCGGCGGACCGCAATTTTCTAAAGTGGGTACAGTGAAAGCAATGGGCAACAGCACTGTTCAACAAGTGTATCATTTCGCTTATCCCGTGGGGAATGATCCCGTTCATTTGTTCCGTCTCCGCCAGGTGGACCTGGATGGGAAAGAATCGCTCAGCGAGGTAATTACGCTCCGGAATACGAATGTGTCGCTGGTATCGGTTGCTCCGAATCCTACTGTGGGAAGGGTGGAAATTACCTTGAAAACCGGGAGCATTAAGGACGTGCAGGTGTATGATATGAATGGGAAAAGATGGCTGCAGGTAGAACAAGCGAGCGCCGGAAAATGTATTGCCGATCTTACACCATTGCCTTCCGGCATGTATATCATCCAGGTGAAAACCGATACGGGTGTGGAGAAAATGAAGGTGCTGAAAAATTGA